Proteins encoded by one window of Pseudonocardia sp. HH130629-09:
- the istB gene encoding IS21-like element helper ATPase IstB, which yields MTTTPPKITTDPAGSSGPAGPVLAAVPDGLPAMIAYLTRVLKTPTIAASWEQLAAQAREENWSHEEYLGALLQRQVADRESKGTVMRIRTAHFPQVKTLEDFNLDHLPSLRRDILAHLATSTFVAKCENVILLGPPGIGKTHLAIGLGVKAAHAGYSVLFDTASNWITRLAAAHQSGRLEAELKKIRRYKLIIIDEVGYIPFDQDAANLFFQLIASRYEQGSVMVTSNLPFGRWGETFSDDVVAAAMIDRLVHHAEVLTLSGDSYRTRARRELLAKHNRASND from the coding sequence ATGACAACCACACCACCGAAGATCACCACCGACCCCGCTGGGAGCTCGGGGCCGGCCGGTCCGGTGCTGGCCGCGGTCCCCGACGGACTGCCGGCGATGATCGCCTACCTGACCCGGGTCCTGAAGACCCCGACCATCGCGGCCAGCTGGGAACAGCTTGCCGCCCAGGCCCGTGAGGAGAACTGGTCGCACGAGGAGTATCTGGGCGCGCTGCTGCAGCGCCAGGTCGCCGACCGCGAGTCCAAGGGCACGGTCATGCGGATCCGCACCGCGCACTTCCCCCAGGTCAAGACCTTGGAGGACTTCAACCTCGACCATCTGCCCTCGCTGCGCCGCGACATCCTGGCCCACCTGGCCACGAGCACGTTCGTCGCCAAGTGCGAGAACGTGATCCTGCTCGGCCCGCCCGGGATCGGGAAGACCCACCTCGCGATCGGGCTCGGCGTCAAAGCCGCCCACGCCGGCTACTCGGTCCTGTTCGACACCGCCAGCAACTGGATCACCAGACTCGCCGCCGCGCACCAGAGCGGCCGGCTCGAGGCCGAGCTGAAGAAGATCCGCCGCTACAAACTGATCATCATCGACGAGGTCGGCTACATCCCGTTCGACCAGGACGCAGCGAACCTGTTCTTCCAGCTCATCGCTTCCCGCTATGAACAAGGCAGCGTCATGGTCACCAGCAATCTGCCCTTCGGCCGCTGGGGCGAGACCTTCTCCGACGACGTCGTCGCCGCAGCCATGATCGACCGCCTCGTCCACCACGCCGAAGTCCTGACCCTGTCCGGGGACTCCTACCGCACCCGCGCCCGACGCGAGCTCCTGGCCAAACACAACCGCGCCAGCAACGACTGA
- a CDS encoding HARBI1 family protein, with amino-acid sequence MLSRLLAEERLRRGTRSGRRALDCDRHAVLVLRWFLDATRVAQLAADNQLSLSSTYRYLHEGIDVLAAAAPGLPGALLAARTAGHTHVHLDGTVIHTDRSRTPGPTPGVDLWWSGKHHVHGGNVQVLTAPDGWPLWTSPVRPGREHDTTCARGHPGLLDAIEGWTDDTHVVLADLGYEGENTRLTCPFKTPTGGGLSVDKRTVNTLHSAVRAVAERGNSLLKTTFKALRRVSFCPWRIGAITAAALVLLHVEHDRTT; translated from the coding sequence ATGTTGTCGCGGCTGTTGGCCGAGGAACGCCTCCGGCGCGGGACCCGCAGCGGGCGTCGGGCGCTGGACTGTGACCGCCACGCGGTGCTGGTGCTGCGCTGGTTCCTCGACGCGACCCGGGTCGCCCAGCTCGCCGCCGACAACCAGCTGAGCCTGTCGAGTACCTACCGCTACCTGCACGAAGGCATCGACGTTCTGGCCGCCGCCGCGCCTGGACTGCCCGGCGCGCTGCTCGCGGCCCGCACCGCCGGGCACACCCACGTTCACCTCGACGGCACCGTGATCCACACTGACCGCTCCCGCACTCCCGGACCGACCCCGGGAGTGGATCTGTGGTGGTCGGGTAAGCACCACGTCCACGGCGGGAACGTTCAGGTCCTCACCGCGCCTGACGGGTGGCCGTTGTGGACCTCCCCGGTGCGCCCGGGCCGCGAGCACGACACCACCTGCGCCCGCGGTCACCCCGGCCTGCTCGACGCGATCGAGGGCTGGACCGACGACACCCACGTCGTGCTCGCCGACCTCGGCTACGAGGGTGAGAACACCCGCCTGACCTGCCCGTTCAAGACCCCCACCGGCGGCGGACTGTCGGTGGACAAACGCACCGTCAACACGCTGCACTCCGCCGTCAGGGCTGTGGCCGAACGCGGGAACTCCCTGCTCAAGACCACCTTCAAGGCGCTACGCCGGGTCAGCTTCTGCCCCTGGCGGATCGGCGCGATCACCGCCGCCGCGCTCGTCCTGCTCCACGTCGAGCACGACCGAACCACATGA
- a CDS encoding IS3 family transposase: MTEIPTAAGKLYLATVIDLYSRRLLGAATGLHPNAELACAAIRMAVAARGGADRIAGVIFHTDRGSTYTAGAFTALCRRLDIRQSMGRVGSCFDNAAAEAFFSSLEWEVLSRNDFDTISRARAAVIDWCYGFYNHRRRHSAAAGLSPINYENAALTRDAA; this comes from the coding sequence ATGACCGAGATCCCCACCGCGGCCGGGAAGTTGTATCTGGCCACGGTGATCGACCTGTACTCGCGGCGGCTGCTCGGCGCGGCCACGGGGCTGCACCCGAACGCCGAGCTGGCGTGTGCGGCGATCCGGATGGCGGTGGCGGCCCGCGGCGGGGCGGACCGAATCGCCGGGGTGATCTTCCACACCGACCGCGGGTCGACCTACACCGCGGGCGCGTTCACCGCTCTGTGTCGGCGGCTCGACATCCGTCAGTCGATGGGCCGGGTCGGGTCGTGTTTCGACAATGCCGCGGCGGAGGCGTTCTTCTCCAGCCTGGAGTGGGAAGTGCTGTCCCGCAACGACTTCGACACCATCAGTAGGGCGCGGGCGGCGGTCATCGACTGGTGTTACGGCTTCTACAACCACCGGCGGCGACACAGTGCCGCCGCCGGGCTCTCACCGATCAACTACGAGAACGCCGCCCTCACCCGAGACGCGGCATAA
- a CDS encoding helicase HerA domain-containing protein: protein MFWQHLLGLLRPRWTLRPAPHVVFEYRFSADGMQIAVWVPATVPAAQIAAAARSAWPGTRTTITLTPPPQPRQVGVAGGRLRLARPAALPLRSEHRLDPLRALIGAATPLTPTEGVRVQVLARPISAARLATLVRNPRTADLGARILGGAAAVMAALAQEMVSTAVHGPTHTSRSHRRASVGERGPARLVASAQDRAAASKAHGAGGGHTVAVRYLCTVTPTGPGRDAARTARARAARRARAVGAAFAQHSGHNHLRRRPLHRPQHAIERRRLRRGDPMSVPEVAALAHLPTDDHVSGLQRAGAAAVAPPPQVPVGGVGVRLLGDSDAVPERPVGLSVADARHHLWVLGATGAGKSTLLVHQVLADAAAGRAAIVIDPKGDLVDDITARLPDHTRDRLVLLDPDQPGQDGRWPCLNPLDPLGLRFPRDRGGFLCRVSGEGGVLVVDR, encoded by the coding sequence GTGTTCTGGCAGCACCTGCTCGGCCTGCTCCGTCCCCGATGGACACTGCGCCCCGCCCCGCACGTGGTGTTCGAGTACCGGTTCAGCGCCGACGGCATGCAGATCGCAGTGTGGGTTCCCGCTACCGTCCCCGCAGCTCAGATCGCCGCCGCCGCGCGCAGCGCCTGGCCCGGCACCCGCACCACGATCACCCTCACCCCGCCACCGCAACCTCGGCAGGTGGGGGTGGCGGGTGGCCGGTTGCGGCTGGCGCGCCCGGCCGCGCTGCCGCTGCGGTCCGAGCATCGCCTGGACCCGCTGCGCGCGCTGATCGGCGCGGCAACACCGCTGACCCCGACCGAGGGAGTGCGGGTGCAGGTGCTGGCCCGCCCGATCTCCGCTGCCCGCCTCGCCACCCTGGTCCGGAACCCGCGGACGGCCGACCTCGGAGCCAGGATCCTGGGTGGGGCCGCCGCCGTGATGGCCGCCCTGGCGCAGGAGATGGTCTCGACCGCGGTCCACGGCCCCACCCACACCAGCCGATCCCACCGGCGGGCGAGCGTGGGGGAGCGGGGCCCGGCGCGGCTGGTCGCCTCCGCCCAGGACCGGGCCGCCGCGAGCAAGGCCCACGGCGCCGGCGGCGGACACACCGTCGCCGTCCGCTACCTCTGCACCGTCACCCCCACCGGCCCGGGCCGGGATGCGGCGCGCACAGCGCGGGCGCGGGCGGCCCGGCGGGCGCGGGCGGTCGGCGCGGCGTTCGCCCAACACTCCGGACACAACCACCTCAGACGCCGACCCCTCCACCGCCCGCAACACGCCATCGAGCGGCGTCGCCTGCGTCGTGGGGACCCGATGTCGGTGCCCGAGGTCGCCGCGCTGGCGCACCTGCCCACCGACGACCACGTCTCCGGCCTGCAGCGTGCCGGGGCCGCCGCTGTCGCGCCGCCTCCGCAGGTGCCGGTGGGTGGGGTGGGTGTGCGGCTGCTCGGGGACTCCGACGCCGTCCCCGAGCGCCCGGTCGGGTTGTCGGTCGCCGACGCCCGACATCACCTGTGGGTTCTCGGGGCGACCGGGGCGGGGAAGTCGACGCTGCTGGTCCACCAGGTCCTGGCCGACGCCGCCGCCGGGCGGGCGGCGATCGTGATCGACCCTAAGGGCGACCTCGTCGACGACATCACCGCCCGCCTCCCCGACCACACCCGAGACCGGCTGGTCCTCCTCGACCCCGACCAACCCGGGCAGGACGGTCGGTGGCCGTGTCTCAACCCCCTCGACCCACTCGGACTGCGGTTCCCCCGAGATCGTGGAGGGTTCTTATGCCGCGTCTCGGGTGAGGGCGGCGTTCTCGTAGTTGATCGGTGA
- a CDS encoding DUF3644 domain-containing protein translates to MLKQKALDSLIFTIEAFNSPHAAGRATRVLLHLQHAFEMLLKAALVQTREKRVFDSETGRSIGFERCLRLSAENPIIKLADADAGTLRAIDAMRDDEQHWFNLVPEQLLYLHARAGVTLFDELLQRVFGESLAEHLLGRVLPLSVDPPHDLAFILDEEYSQIAALLQPGRRAGHEARARLRTLLAMEAHVDPDAIVSDRDVTRVERAVRDNHPRDQVFPRLDEIATAIDGEGVHFTDHLTKTGGAPVRYVADDSIPAAGIREVDLLKKYHRSPADLAEALAISMPRSTALRRHLRIDEDDRCSHLFELGAVQQRRYSDNAYRMMRDAVDNDDLEAVGAAHSPKRSTRSWERCAEPGCRAG, encoded by the coding sequence GTGCTCAAGCAGAAGGCGCTCGACTCGTTGATCTTCACGATCGAGGCCTTCAACTCCCCGCACGCGGCCGGACGAGCAACCCGGGTCCTGCTGCATCTGCAGCATGCCTTCGAGATGCTGCTCAAGGCCGCCCTCGTCCAGACCCGCGAGAAGCGGGTGTTCGACAGCGAGACCGGACGCTCCATCGGGTTCGAGCGCTGCCTGCGCCTGTCCGCGGAGAACCCCATCATCAAGCTCGCCGACGCCGACGCAGGCACCCTGCGCGCCATCGACGCCATGCGCGACGACGAACAGCACTGGTTCAATCTCGTGCCCGAGCAACTGCTCTACCTGCACGCGCGCGCCGGAGTGACGTTGTTCGACGAGCTGCTGCAGCGGGTGTTCGGTGAGAGTCTGGCCGAGCACCTCCTCGGCCGGGTCCTTCCGCTCTCCGTCGACCCGCCGCATGATCTCGCCTTCATCCTCGACGAGGAGTACTCGCAGATCGCGGCGCTGCTGCAACCCGGTCGAAGGGCCGGGCACGAGGCACGGGCACGTCTGCGAACTCTGCTGGCGATGGAGGCTCATGTGGACCCCGATGCCATAGTGTCGGACCGGGACGTCACCCGAGTCGAGCGCGCCGTCCGAGACAACCACCCGCGCGACCAGGTGTTCCCCAGACTCGACGAGATCGCCACCGCGATCGACGGCGAAGGTGTACACTTCACCGATCACCTCACCAAGACCGGCGGCGCGCCCGTGCGCTACGTTGCGGACGACTCCATCCCTGCAGCCGGGATCCGCGAGGTCGACCTGCTTAAGAAGTACCACCGCTCGCCGGCCGACCTCGCCGAAGCGCTCGCCATCTCCATGCCGAGAAGCACGGCACTGCGCCGCCATCTGCGCATCGACGAGGACGACCGCTGCAGCCATCTGTTCGAGCTCGGCGCAGTGCAGCAACGTCGGTACTCCGACAACGCCTACCGCATGATGCGCGACGCAGTCGACAACGATGATCTCGAAGCCGTCGGGGCGGCTCATTCGCCGAAGCGCAGTACGCGCTCGTGGGAAAGGTGCGCGGAGCCGGGGTGCCGTGCCGGGTAG
- a CDS encoding VirB4 family type IV secretion system protein, whose protein sequence is MTGQLPRNRPPPRTGDGAGQVATDLARRLRPFVDGSHSTLFNGPTTHPAGGHLTVWSLKELPEALRPVGTTVVLDAVWRTVTHPHERRRRLVVVDEAWMLLTNPAGARFLLRAAKAARKHWCGLVVATQDTADVLASDLGRAVITNSATQILLRQAPQAIDQVATVFGLSAGERSFLLTAERGDGLLTGGDHRVAFAALASTEEDKLITTSPQFLACHPELRTDSGYVVVKPGSGGPRPTEHGGRRW, encoded by the coding sequence GTGACGGGACAGCTGCCGAGGAACCGGCCGCCCCCCCGGACGGGAGACGGTGCCGGGCAAGTCGCCACCGACCTCGCGCGGCGGCTGCGGCCGTTCGTCGACGGCAGCCACTCCACCCTGTTCAACGGCCCCACCACCCACCCCGCCGGCGGGCACCTGACCGTGTGGTCGCTCAAGGAGCTCCCCGAGGCGCTGCGCCCGGTGGGGACCACGGTGGTGCTCGACGCGGTGTGGCGGACGGTGACCCACCCGCACGAGCGGCGCCGGCGGCTGGTCGTGGTCGACGAGGCCTGGATGCTGCTGACCAATCCCGCCGGCGCCCGGTTCCTGCTCCGCGCCGCCAAGGCCGCCCGCAAGCACTGGTGCGGTCTGGTCGTCGCGACCCAGGACACCGCCGACGTCCTGGCCTCCGATCTCGGGCGGGCGGTGATCACCAACTCCGCCACCCAGATCCTGCTCCGCCAAGCCCCCCAAGCCATCGACCAGGTCGCCACCGTGTTCGGGCTCTCGGCGGGCGAACGCAGCTTCCTGCTCACCGCCGAACGCGGCGACGGCCTGCTCACCGGAGGCGACCACCGGGTCGCGTTCGCCGCCCTCGCCTCCACCGAGGAAGACAAGCTGATCACGACGTCACCGCAGTTCTTGGCATGTCATCCAGAACTGCGGACTGACTCCGGCTACGTCGTCGTCAAACCCGGTTCAGGTGGACCGCGGCCGACCGAGCATGGAGGTCGACGGTGGTAG
- a CDS encoding ImmA/IrrE family metallo-endopeptidase, with amino-acid sequence MPAESIRPHLRNLTVGRLYDLKREWGVSMQAIIERAYHLKVMTPTQRTAFYKRFSAMGWRTTEPISDELPRERPQLARAIGDTMAAKGLTPAEIAKLAGFPETVEDHPFRPSGSHLRAV; translated from the coding sequence ATGCCCGCAGAGTCGATCCGACCGCACCTGCGCAACCTGACGGTGGGCCGGCTCTACGACCTCAAGCGCGAGTGGGGAGTCTCGATGCAAGCGATCATCGAGCGCGCCTACCACCTCAAGGTCATGACCCCCACACAGCGGACGGCGTTCTACAAGCGGTTCAGCGCAATGGGATGGCGAACCACTGAGCCGATCAGCGACGAGTTGCCGCGAGAGCGGCCACAACTCGCCCGTGCCATCGGCGACACGATGGCGGCGAAGGGCCTCACCCCCGCGGAGATCGCCAAGCTCGCCGGGTTCCCGGAGACGGTTGAAGACCACCCGTTTCGGCCATCCGGCTCCCACCTGCGCGCAGTGTGA
- a CDS encoding helix-turn-helix domain-containing protein, with protein sequence MTPVAAWPPRQPVRRIGTGILPAAKLQHARTLRDGGVHTTAQIAELVGCSRATLDRALDDTAATAVG encoded by the coding sequence GTGACGCCGGTGGCGGCGTGGCCGCCACGGCAGCCCGTTAGAAGGATCGGAACGGGCATCCTGCCAGCGGCGAAGCTGCAGCACGCCCGCACGTTGCGCGACGGCGGCGTGCACACCACGGCCCAGATCGCCGAGCTGGTCGGGTGCTCCCGGGCGACGCTCGACCGTGCGCTCGATGACACGGCAGCGACCGCGGTGGGCTGA
- a CDS encoding S9 family peptidase, whose amino-acid sequence MQPSDIGRLTTLGAPAVSPDGAHVAVAVRRVDLGANRYRTTIWLTPTDGSGPPRRLTGSEHGDSSPAWSPDGTRLAVVTGRDGGGARLRVLPIGVPGEPVVVCERPEGISEPVWSPDGTRIAFVSRERAARWATGDDDRAREPRRIDRLFSRLDGEGWIIDRPSTVFVVDAGGGDTVAVAGGPYEHSSPAWSPDGRTLAVVADREQDWDLDETARIYLVDAAGGREPRLLTRSGRHHTHPSWAPDGTRLATLASDDHLAAPAHASPALVDIATGREDVLATGIDRTWRPYPGARAPIWDYGHLLVSCEDRGGVHLYRVAADGPGAGTAEALLTGARTVAAYDRAGGSTVVLVTDHDHLGELHVTDGGSLRRLTALTEPFHDAVPRGRTPYRLAVPSPAGDGDIDAWVLLPDEPATGAGGRLPVLLSIHGGPMSQYADAWFDEFRLWAGAGYAVVWCNPHGSTGYTQDRVRAIRSPLAETAPGTGWGGIDADDVLAALDGALAEFDQLDRERVGVLGGSYGGYLTSWLAAHHSDRFAAACSERAVNNLESLDWSSDAAGWFGHELGRSWLDAPEEYRRMSPLHHVRGIDVPMLILHSEDDLRCPVEQADALFVALRLLGRPVEYWRFPEESHGMSRDGSPRHRVQRVQIILDFFGRHLGGRRPAQVPAG is encoded by the coding sequence GTGCAGCCCTCTGACATCGGACGACTGACCACCCTCGGCGCCCCTGCGGTGTCCCCGGACGGCGCGCACGTCGCCGTCGCGGTCCGCCGCGTCGACCTCGGCGCCAACCGGTACCGGACAACGATCTGGCTCACACCGACCGACGGGAGCGGTCCACCGCGGCGGCTGACCGGCTCCGAGCACGGCGACTCCTCCCCCGCCTGGTCGCCGGACGGGACGCGGCTCGCCGTCGTCACCGGGCGCGACGGCGGCGGCGCACGGCTGCGGGTACTGCCGATCGGCGTCCCGGGCGAGCCGGTGGTGGTCTGCGAGCGTCCGGAGGGGATCTCCGAGCCGGTGTGGTCGCCGGACGGCACCCGGATCGCGTTCGTGTCCCGGGAGCGGGCGGCCCGGTGGGCCACCGGCGACGACGACCGGGCCCGCGAACCCCGCCGGATCGACCGGCTGTTCAGCCGGCTGGACGGGGAGGGCTGGATCATCGACCGCCCGTCGACGGTGTTCGTCGTCGACGCCGGGGGCGGCGACACGGTGGCCGTCGCGGGCGGGCCGTACGAGCACTCGTCGCCCGCCTGGTCGCCCGACGGGCGGACCCTCGCCGTCGTCGCGGACCGCGAGCAGGACTGGGACCTGGACGAGACGGCGCGGATCTACCTCGTCGATGCGGCGGGCGGCCGCGAGCCGCGGCTGCTCACCCGCAGCGGGCGGCACCACACGCACCCGTCCTGGGCGCCGGACGGCACCCGGCTGGCCACCCTGGCCTCCGACGACCACCTGGCGGCTCCGGCGCACGCGTCGCCGGCGCTGGTCGACATCGCGACCGGGCGCGAGGACGTCCTGGCGACCGGCATCGACCGCACCTGGCGGCCCTACCCCGGCGCCCGCGCCCCGATCTGGGACTACGGGCACCTGCTGGTGTCCTGCGAGGACCGCGGCGGGGTGCACCTGTACCGGGTCGCGGCCGACGGACCGGGTGCGGGCACCGCGGAGGCGCTGCTGACCGGCGCGCGGACCGTCGCCGCCTACGACCGCGCCGGCGGGAGCACCGTCGTGCTGGTCACCGACCACGACCACCTCGGGGAGCTGCACGTCACCGACGGCGGGTCGCTGCGCCGGCTCACCGCGCTCACCGAGCCCTTCCACGACGCCGTGCCGCGCGGACGCACCCCCTACCGGCTGGCCGTGCCGTCCCCGGCCGGGGACGGCGACATCGACGCCTGGGTGCTGCTGCCCGACGAGCCCGCCACCGGCGCCGGCGGCCGGCTCCCGGTGCTGCTGTCGATCCACGGCGGCCCGATGAGCCAGTACGCCGACGCCTGGTTCGACGAGTTCCGGCTGTGGGCGGGCGCCGGCTACGCCGTCGTGTGGTGCAACCCGCACGGATCGACCGGCTACACCCAGGACCGGGTAAGGGCGATCCGCAGCCCACTGGCGGAGACCGCGCCCGGGACCGGCTGGGGCGGGATCGACGCCGACGACGTGCTCGCCGCGCTCGACGGCGCCCTCGCGGAGTTCGACCAGCTCGACCGGGAGCGGGTGGGCGTGCTCGGCGGGTCCTACGGCGGATACCTCACCTCGTGGCTGGCCGCGCACCACTCCGACCGGTTCGCCGCCGCCTGCAGCGAGCGGGCGGTGAACAACCTGGAGTCGCTGGACTGGAGCTCCGACGCGGCCGGGTGGTTCGGCCACGAGCTGGGCCGCTCGTGGCTGGACGCGCCGGAGGAGTACCGGCGGATGTCCCCGCTGCACCACGTCCGCGGCATCGACGTGCCGATGCTGATCCTGCACTCCGAGGACGACCTGCGGTGTCCGGTCGAGCAGGCCGACGCGTTGTTCGTCGCGCTGCGGCTGCTCGGGCGGCCGGTGGAGTACTGGCGGTTCCCGGAGGAGAGCCACGGGATGTCGCGGGACGGGTCGCCACGCCACCGCGTCCAGCGGGTGCAGATCATCCTCGACTTCTTCGGCCGGCACCTCGGCGGGCGCAGGCCGGCGCAGGTGCCCGCGGGCTGA
- a CDS encoding TrmB family transcriptional regulator codes for MTEELQRLGLSGYEAKAYVALVSAGEAVNGYEVAKRSGVPRSTVYETLGKLVGRGAAFEVRAPDGTGYVPLPPATLLERMRRDFDRTLGILQNEIPRLTAPPQVRLVHSLTERRMLLERAEDVAAAARSELYVLGWPEDVETLKPTIRRAEEHGVDVATVVFGVDDDPVGWHIEHRYSAPSAVEDNLGRRMLVVVADRDQAVIGGLTADRTWGLYTDDPAAVLLAHLYVRHDIAMHRVADRFAEHGFDEFWADDPALRRLREPVGEPVRAADGAPRSVGPETDTVGGLSDPDDLGDAADPDGDDGRSRAG; via the coding sequence GTGACGGAAGAGCTCCAGCGACTGGGCTTGTCGGGCTACGAGGCCAAGGCCTACGTGGCGCTGGTCAGCGCGGGCGAGGCGGTCAACGGTTACGAGGTGGCGAAGCGGTCCGGGGTGCCGCGCAGCACCGTCTACGAGACGCTGGGCAAGCTCGTCGGCCGCGGCGCGGCCTTCGAGGTCCGTGCCCCCGACGGCACCGGCTACGTGCCGTTGCCGCCCGCGACGCTGCTGGAGCGCATGCGCCGCGACTTCGACCGCACGCTGGGCATACTGCAGAACGAGATCCCGCGGCTGACCGCGCCGCCGCAGGTGCGGCTGGTGCACTCGCTGACCGAGCGCCGGATGCTGCTCGAACGGGCCGAGGACGTCGCCGCCGCGGCCCGCTCCGAGCTGTACGTGCTCGGCTGGCCGGAGGACGTCGAGACGCTGAAGCCCACGATCCGCCGGGCCGAGGAGCACGGCGTCGACGTGGCCACGGTCGTCTTCGGCGTCGACGACGACCCGGTCGGCTGGCACATCGAGCACCGCTACTCGGCCCCGTCGGCGGTCGAGGACAACCTCGGCCGGCGGATGCTCGTCGTCGTCGCGGACCGGGACCAGGCCGTGATCGGGGGCCTCACCGCCGACCGCACCTGGGGCCTCTACACCGACGACCCGGCCGCGGTGCTGCTCGCACACCTCTACGTGCGTCACGACATCGCGATGCACCGCGTCGCCGACCGGTTCGCCGAGCACGGGTTCGACGAGTTCTGGGCCGACGACCCCGCCCTGCGACGGCTGCGCGAGCCCGTCGGCGAGCCGGTCCGGGCCGCCGACGGCGCACCGCGCTCGGTCGGCCCGGAGACCGACACCGTCGGCGGCCTCTCCGACCCCGACGATCTCGGCGACGCCGCCGACCCCGACGGGGACGACGGCCGGAGCCGGGCCGGCTGA
- a CDS encoding FadR/GntR family transcriptional regulator, whose amino-acid sequence MSGATEGTGLHADVLDRLGTAIAAGTIGPGEVLRAEELGDRYGVSRTVVREAVRVLESMGLVRSRRRVGTTVSPRGQWNVHDPRVIRWRLDGPGRDEQLRSLSELRCGVEPLAAELAADRATPEQCGVLVGAVMDMTAHGRAGDLFAYLEADQLFHRTLLAASGNEMVAALGDVVAEVLAGRTRHHLMPRRPEPEAIRLHRDVADAVRAGDAPAAGAAMREILREADAAMRAGVTRAPDQRL is encoded by the coding sequence GTGAGCGGCGCGACGGAGGGCACGGGACTGCACGCGGACGTCCTGGACCGGCTCGGGACCGCGATCGCCGCAGGCACGATCGGCCCCGGTGAGGTCCTGCGGGCCGAGGAACTGGGCGACCGCTACGGGGTGTCGCGGACCGTGGTCCGGGAGGCCGTGCGGGTGCTGGAGTCGATGGGCCTGGTGCGCAGCAGGCGCCGGGTCGGCACCACCGTCTCCCCGCGCGGGCAGTGGAACGTGCACGACCCCAGGGTGATCCGCTGGCGGCTCGACGGCCCGGGCCGAGACGAGCAGCTGCGGTCGCTGTCCGAGCTGCGCTGCGGCGTCGAACCGCTGGCTGCCGAGCTGGCGGCCGACCGGGCGACCCCGGAGCAGTGCGGGGTGCTGGTCGGTGCGGTGATGGACATGACCGCGCACGGCCGCGCCGGAGACCTGTTCGCCTACCTGGAGGCCGACCAGCTCTTCCACCGGACCCTGCTCGCGGCCTCGGGCAACGAGATGGTCGCGGCGCTGGGCGACGTCGTCGCCGAGGTGCTCGCCGGGCGGACCCGGCACCACCTGATGCCCCGTCGTCCGGAACCGGAGGCGATCCGGTTGCACCGCGACGTCGCCGACGCCGTCCGGGCGGGTGACGCCCCTGCCGCCGGAGCGGCCATGCGGGAGATCCTCCGTGAGGCGGATGCGGCGATGCGGGCCGGCGTGACGCGCGCGCCCGATCAACGATTGTGA
- a CDS encoding gluconokinase → MGVSGSGKSTVGAALADALGVPFTDADGLHPAANIAKMTRGTPLTDTDREPWLDAVGARLAEHTGTGLVVACSALRRTYRDRLRAHAPSTVFVHLSGDAAVLAERMGGRSGHFMPTALLDSQLATLEPLAADEAGTTLDIRRPVEEIVAGAVAATGSEVAPR, encoded by the coding sequence ATGGGGGTGTCCGGCTCCGGGAAGTCCACCGTCGGCGCCGCCCTCGCCGACGCACTCGGTGTCCCGTTCACCGACGCCGACGGTCTGCACCCGGCCGCCAACATCGCGAAGATGACCCGGGGGACCCCACTCACCGACACCGACCGCGAGCCCTGGCTCGACGCCGTCGGCGCCCGGTTGGCCGAGCACACCGGCACCGGGCTCGTCGTCGCCTGCTCGGCGCTGCGCCGCACCTACCGCGACCGGCTCCGCGCCCACGCGCCGTCGACGGTGTTCGTGCACCTCTCCGGCGACGCGGCGGTGCTCGCCGAGCGCATGGGCGGACGTTCCGGGCACTTCATGCCGACCGCGCTGCTCGACTCCCAGCTGGCCACCCTGGAGCCGCTGGCCGCCGACGAGGCCGGGACGACCCTGGACATCCGGAGGCCGGTCGAGGAGATCGTGGCGGGCGCCGTCGCCGCCACCGGGTCGGAGGTGGCCCCGCGATGA